Proteins encoded together in one Acidobacteriota bacterium window:
- a CDS encoding phosphodiester glycosidase family protein, with amino-acid sequence MIGRIRVAALRRWSPILLLLSVAALSAACERETTLSLGKSEKIADGVQLYKLNDPGLIDPPGAIAIQILRIDPFSVDLRCALALDRPMNLETVPDIAARHHAIAAINAGFFVLKNGDPAGVLELDRELVSDAALTRGAVGIVRAPGKPLRLLFDRVGASVTLTYRQGTETVNVPVDGVDTTRARSKLMLYTPRFGPDSDTADTGIEWQLAGSPLRVTERRPNAGKTAIPRDGAVLSFGGTVLPTGLETLDRDQVVALDTRFETRLGTPVADWAAATDVVGGAGLLIRNGQMLTDWVDEQLRAGFNTERHPRTMIGSSRGGIIWLVTVDGRNPDVSVGMTFSELQKLATGLKLENALNLDGGGSTTMVAGGTVVNHPSDRTGPRKVSDALLVVARGRN; translated from the coding sequence ATGATCGGCAGAATTCGCGTTGCGGCACTCAGGCGGTGGTCGCCGATTCTGCTGCTGCTCTCGGTGGCCGCGCTCTCCGCGGCCTGCGAACGCGAGACCACGCTCAGTCTCGGCAAGTCCGAGAAGATCGCCGACGGCGTCCAACTCTACAAATTGAACGACCCCGGCCTTATCGACCCTCCGGGCGCCATTGCGATCCAGATTCTCCGCATCGATCCGTTCAGCGTCGACCTGCGATGTGCGCTTGCCCTGGATCGCCCGATGAACCTCGAGACGGTTCCAGACATCGCGGCCCGTCACCATGCCATCGCCGCGATCAATGCCGGATTCTTCGTCTTGAAGAACGGCGATCCGGCTGGCGTGCTCGAGCTCGATCGCGAACTGGTGAGCGATGCCGCGCTGACGCGAGGGGCCGTCGGCATCGTGCGGGCGCCCGGGAAGCCGCTGCGCTTGCTGTTTGATCGAGTCGGCGCGTCGGTGACGCTCACGTACCGGCAGGGCACCGAGACGGTCAACGTCCCGGTCGACGGCGTGGACACGACGCGCGCGCGGAGCAAGCTCATGCTATATACGCCCCGGTTCGGGCCAGACAGCGACACCGCCGACACGGGCATAGAGTGGCAACTGGCCGGGTCGCCGCTTCGGGTCACAGAACGGCGGCCCAATGCCGGCAAGACGGCTATCCCCAGGGATGGCGCGGTGCTGTCGTTTGGAGGCACGGTCCTGCCGACCGGCCTCGAGACGCTCGATCGCGATCAGGTCGTGGCGCTCGACACGCGATTCGAGACACGGCTGGGCACGCCAGTCGCCGACTGGGCGGCCGCCACCGACGTCGTGGGCGGCGCCGGACTCCTGATCCGCAATGGCCAGATGCTGACCGACTGGGTGGACGAGCAGCTGCGCGCCGGCTTCAACACGGAGCGGCATCCGAGAACGATGATTGGCTCCAGCCGGGGCGGCATCATCTGGCTCGTGACGGTCGACGGCCGGAATCCGGACGTCAGTGTGGGAATGACATTCAGTGAGCTTCAGAAGCTCGCGACGGGCCTGAAGCTGGAGAATGCCCTGAATCTGGATGGCGGCGGCTCGACGACGATGGTGGCGGGCGGGACCGTCGTGAATCACCCATCGGATCGAACCGGGCCGCGGAAGGTGAGTGACGCGCTGCTGGTCGTGGCGCGCGGGCGAAACTAA
- a CDS encoding TonB-dependent receptor codes for MTRRTPRRALFACGFALAAAVLAAGGASAQTPERRGRLVMTVADQSGAVIPLAVVTVTGSESLTQSAAIPPTSTNGVGIAVVEGLPEGRYTIHVEFPGFDPVDVRDVRVRGAETRRRITLRIKKLDQEITVRRDRQSSSLDPAGSAFSTVLTRDQIDALPDDPDEMAEVLKAMAPPGSVIRVDGFTGGRLPHKSQIRSIRLPRLDMFAAQNHGGMSGMMFIDIMTMPGNGPIRGSVDVHFLDDAFNARNPFTTTKPQEQLRQYGASLSGTITPNKTSFSLNGGGSSQYTSPNLLAVLPSGSTVTDTLRQPRDAYNFSARLDHALTRDHAMRLSVDRTSSTSRSLGVGGFNLFDRAYDNSSSTNLLRMSENGALGRKFFTESRFQLKTTGASNRSAVEAETIRVQDAFTSGGAQQRGGQRSTEFELASDLDYVRGAHSWRTGVLLEGGRYRSDDTTNYLGTYGFASLTDFLAGRPMSYSRRIGDPNVTYSTYRAAIYVQDDYRITRSLLVSPGVRYGVQSQVSDRWNLSPRMSAAWSPFKDGRMTLRGSYGYFYDWLAGDLYKQTLLVDGYRQRESNIFNPSYPDPGVDGATAPTNQYLWSDSLVLPSANRVSLGVDRTLSQNGRLSVSYTRGWGIDLLRGRNLNAPAGGVRPDPAFANRVELVTDAASRSQAVSMYYSFVRMDKKRMFLMLNYTLSKSETNTTGAFSIPPSGDSLQSEWGPSAGDIRHRVGASFNISPIPNVTVGINLRGQSGMPFNITTGRDDNADGVFNDRPAGVARNSARGAAQWDLGGRISYGFGFGTPRQAGGPGGGQVVINAGGGGGLAPGFGGAAADKRLRLEFYVSGQNLLNRTNYTAYSFVMTSPFFGRPLAASQPRKLQVGARFTF; via the coding sequence GCATCGCGGTCGTCGAGGGCCTGCCGGAGGGTCGCTACACGATTCACGTGGAGTTTCCCGGCTTTGACCCGGTCGACGTCCGTGATGTCCGCGTGCGCGGCGCCGAAACACGGCGTCGGATCACGCTGCGCATCAAGAAGCTGGATCAGGAAATCACGGTGCGGCGCGACCGACAGTCGTCGTCTCTGGATCCGGCAGGCAGCGCCTTCAGCACTGTGCTCACGCGCGACCAGATCGACGCCTTGCCCGACGATCCAGACGAGATGGCGGAGGTGCTCAAGGCGATGGCCCCGCCCGGCTCCGTCATCCGCGTCGACGGATTCACCGGTGGCCGGCTGCCGCACAAGTCGCAGATTCGTTCGATCCGCCTGCCGCGCCTCGACATGTTCGCGGCCCAGAATCACGGCGGCATGAGCGGCATGATGTTCATCGACATCATGACGATGCCAGGCAATGGACCGATCCGGGGCAGCGTCGACGTGCACTTCCTGGATGATGCCTTCAACGCGAGGAATCCGTTCACCACCACGAAGCCCCAGGAACAACTGCGGCAGTACGGCGCCAGCCTGTCCGGCACGATCACGCCCAACAAGACGTCATTCTCATTGAATGGCGGCGGCTCGTCGCAGTACACGTCACCGAACCTGCTCGCGGTGCTCCCGAGCGGTTCGACGGTGACCGACACACTGCGCCAGCCGCGGGACGCCTACAACTTCAGCGCCCGCCTTGATCACGCGTTGACCAGGGACCACGCGATGCGCCTCAGCGTCGACCGCACCAGCAGCACGTCCCGCAGCCTTGGCGTGGGCGGTTTCAACCTGTTCGATCGCGCCTACGACAATTCGTCGTCTACCAACCTGCTGCGCATGTCAGAAAACGGCGCGCTTGGGCGCAAGTTCTTTACCGAGTCGCGTTTTCAGCTGAAGACGACCGGCGCCAGCAACCGATCGGCGGTGGAGGCGGAGACGATTCGCGTGCAGGACGCCTTCACGAGCGGCGGTGCGCAGCAGCGGGGCGGCCAGCGCTCAACCGAGTTCGAGCTGGCGAGCGATCTCGACTACGTGCGGGGGGCGCATTCGTGGCGGACGGGAGTCCTGCTCGAAGGCGGTCGATACCGATCCGATGACACGACCAATTACCTTGGCACGTATGGGTTTGCGAGCCTGACGGACTTTCTGGCGGGACGGCCGATGAGTTATTCGCGCAGGATCGGCGATCCAAATGTTACGTACTCGACGTATCGCGCGGCCATCTATGTTCAGGACGACTACCGCATCACGCGCAGCCTGCTGGTCTCGCCGGGGGTGCGGTATGGCGTGCAGAGCCAGGTCTCAGACCGGTGGAACCTCTCGCCCCGCATGTCGGCGGCGTGGTCGCCGTTCAAGGACGGGCGAATGACTCTTCGTGGAAGCTATGGTTACTTCTACGACTGGCTCGCGGGCGATCTATACAAACAGACACTGCTCGTCGACGGGTACCGGCAGCGCGAGTCGAACATCTTCAATCCGTCGTATCCCGATCCCGGTGTCGATGGGGCGACCGCGCCAACCAATCAGTACTTGTGGTCCGACAGTCTGGTATTGCCATCGGCGAATCGAGTGAGTCTGGGCGTTGACCGGACGCTCTCACAGAATGGACGCCTCAGCGTGAGTTACACGCGCGGCTGGGGCATCGACTTGCTGCGCGGCCGGAACCTGAACGCTCCGGCGGGCGGCGTGCGGCCGGATCCCGCCTTCGCCAACAGAGTTGAACTGGTCACCGACGCCGCATCGCGATCTCAGGCCGTCAGCATGTACTACAGCTTTGTGCGGATGGACAAGAAGCGGATGTTCCTCATGCTCAACTACACGTTGAGCAAGAGCGAGACCAACACCACTGGAGCGTTCTCGATTCCTCCGAGCGGCGACTCCCTTCAGTCCGAGTGGGGCCCGAGTGCCGGGGACATTCGCCACCGGGTTGGCGCGTCATTCAACATCTCGCCGATCCCCAACGTCACCGTCGGCATCAACCTGCGAGGCCAGTCGGGCATGCCCTTCAACATTACGACGGGCCGCGATGACAATGCCGATGGGGTGTTCAACGATCGTCCTGCGGGCGTCGCGCGCAATTCCGCGCGAGGGGCGGCGCAGTGGGATCTTGGCGGCCGAATCTCGTATGGATTTGGATTCGGGACGCCGAGACAGGCGGGCGGTCCGGGGGGCGGGCAGGTGGTCATCAATGCCGGGGGCGGCGGTGGTCTGGCGCCAGGATTTGGCGGCGCGGCCGCTGACAAGCGCCTTCGGCTGGAGTTCTATGTATCGGGTCAGAACCTGCTCAATCGCACCAACTACACCGCCTACAGCTTTGTGATGACGTCGCCGTTCTTTGGCCGGCCGCTGGCCGCCTCACAACCCCGCAAACTCCAGGTAGGCGCCCGGTTCACATTCTGA
- a CDS encoding FAD-binding oxidoreductase: MKTRYGVSYWLDRFPKSRQPLYPRHRGELTTQVAILGGGLTGCATAYVFAAAGLRVALFEADRLAQGGTAHHPGLLRLEPSVPFRSLEERYGRRAARHIWQTFRRAGLDFAATIRRLHIRGELVTDAALRIGTDGADEQALRREMKALRDSGVDGTWLTPGRVRLETGLETTGGIRSAGDGYVDPYRVAIGLAASAAGRKAAIFERTPITRVRSRSRGVELTVDGGLVKAETLIVASDHPPAAYAPLRRHFSVMDAYCVLTAPVPSFVRRGFGRSRALVLDQEEPRHVLRRTSDERVLFMGADQPRVAPRSREKVLVQRTGQLMYELSRLYPAISGIRPEYGWDVPVSTTADGLPCAGPHRNYPHHLFAMGVGHNGSAASYLAARVLLRHFLGQAEKGDELFGFARILG; encoded by the coding sequence ATGAAAACCCGCTACGGCGTTTCGTACTGGCTGGACCGGTTTCCGAAATCGCGACAGCCGCTGTACCCCAGGCATCGCGGGGAACTGACCACGCAGGTCGCCATTCTCGGCGGCGGCCTCACGGGCTGTGCGACGGCGTACGTGTTTGCGGCGGCCGGCCTTCGCGTGGCGTTGTTTGAAGCCGATCGTCTCGCGCAGGGCGGCACGGCGCACCATCCAGGGCTCCTGCGGCTCGAGCCTTCCGTGCCGTTCCGGTCGCTCGAGGAACGGTACGGCCGGCGCGCCGCGCGCCACATCTGGCAGACATTCAGGCGGGCGGGACTCGACTTCGCGGCGACGATTCGACGGCTGCACATCCGCGGGGAGCTCGTGACGGATGCCGCACTCCGAATAGGGACAGACGGGGCCGACGAGCAGGCTTTGCGCCGCGAGATGAAGGCGCTGCGTGACAGCGGCGTCGACGGCACGTGGCTGACACCGGGGCGTGTGCGTCTCGAGACTGGTCTGGAGACGACCGGCGGCATCAGGTCGGCCGGTGATGGCTACGTAGATCCGTACCGGGTTGCGATTGGTCTGGCCGCGTCGGCCGCAGGACGCAAGGCGGCGATTTTCGAGCGCACGCCCATCACGAGGGTACGCTCCCGATCGCGCGGCGTCGAATTGACCGTCGATGGCGGCCTCGTGAAGGCCGAGACGCTGATCGTGGCGAGCGATCATCCGCCGGCCGCCTACGCGCCATTGCGCCGCCACTTCAGCGTGATGGACGCGTACTGCGTCCTCACGGCGCCGGTTCCCTCGTTTGTACGCCGCGGGTTCGGGCGGTCGCGCGCCCTCGTTCTCGATCAGGAGGAACCGCGCCACGTGCTGCGCCGGACCAGCGACGAGCGAGTGCTGTTCATGGGTGCCGACCAGCCTCGCGTTGCGCCGCGGTCGCGCGAGAAGGTGCTGGTCCAACGTACCGGCCAGCTCATGTACGAGTTGTCCAGGCTCTATCCCGCCATCTCGGGCATCCGACCCGAATACGGCTGGGACGTGCCGGTATCGACAACGGCTGACGGCTTGCCGTGCGCGGGGCCGCACCGTAACTACCCGCATCATCTGTTTGCAATGGGCGTCGGCCACAACGGGAGCGCGGCGTCCTACCTGGCCGCGCGTGTGCTGCTGCGTCACTTCCTGGGCCAGGCCGAGAAGGGCGACGAACTGTTCGGCTTTGCGCGGATCCTTGGCTAA
- a CDS encoding MBL fold metallo-hydrolase, whose translation MTSTLTFLGAARTVTGSKHLVEAGGRRILVDCGLFQGLKELRERNWQALPVDPKAIDAVVLTHAHIDHTGYLPRLVKDGFRGRVFCTPGTADLCRIMLPDAGRLAEEDAREANRGGYTKHAPALPLFTEEDAQRALTLLQPVGYDRPVPASGDITITFIDAGHLLGSSFVQMTLGGGDGGRQILFSGDLGRYQRPVLPDPTRIETADVLLVESTYGDRLHEQDDDGEHLAGIIAATIAGGGKVIIPSFAVGRVEEVIYWLKRIEAARRIPVVPVYLDSPMAVEALRHYANHNRDLDPDMQTGRGQVSAFTTQRFTAVSSVVQSRQIQASPAPCIVISSSGMASGGRVLHYLKAALPNPRHTVLFVGYQAAGTRGRQMLEGAATVKIHGELIPVAARVERIDSMSAHADQNEIMRWLGGFSRPPAITYMVHGEPPAQEALRARIEKELGWKLHVPEYREQVQI comes from the coding sequence ATGACAAGCACACTGACGTTTCTTGGCGCGGCGCGCACGGTCACCGGATCCAAGCATCTGGTCGAGGCGGGCGGACGGCGCATCCTGGTTGACTGCGGCCTGTTCCAGGGATTAAAGGAGCTTCGCGAACGAAACTGGCAGGCGCTTCCGGTTGATCCGAAAGCGATCGACGCCGTCGTGCTCACACACGCGCACATCGATCATACGGGCTACCTGCCTCGCCTGGTGAAGGACGGCTTTCGCGGCCGCGTGTTCTGCACTCCGGGCACGGCCGATTTGTGCCGCATCATGCTGCCGGACGCGGGCCGGCTCGCCGAAGAAGACGCGCGCGAGGCGAACCGCGGCGGTTACACCAAGCACGCTCCGGCGTTGCCGCTGTTCACCGAGGAAGATGCGCAGCGGGCGCTGACGCTGCTGCAGCCGGTCGGGTACGACCGGCCGGTGCCAGCCAGCGGCGATATCACGATTACCTTTATCGACGCGGGGCACCTGCTCGGCTCGTCATTCGTCCAGATGACGCTTGGCGGTGGAGACGGGGGCCGGCAGATTCTCTTCAGCGGCGACCTGGGCCGCTACCAACGTCCGGTGTTGCCGGATCCCACCAGGATCGAAACCGCCGACGTCCTCCTGGTCGAATCGACCTACGGCGATCGTCTTCACGAACAGGACGATGACGGAGAGCATCTAGCCGGAATCATTGCCGCGACGATCGCGGGTGGCGGCAAGGTGATCATCCCGTCGTTTGCGGTGGGCCGCGTCGAGGAAGTGATCTACTGGCTGAAGCGGATCGAGGCCGCCAGGCGGATCCCAGTCGTGCCCGTGTATCTGGACAGCCCGATGGCCGTCGAAGCGCTTCGGCATTACGCCAATCACAATCGCGATCTCGATCCGGACATGCAGACGGGGCGGGGACAGGTGTCAGCGTTCACGACGCAGCGGTTCACGGCCGTGTCGTCGGTCGTGCAGTCGCGACAGATCCAGGCATCGCCGGCGCCGTGCATCGTCATTTCATCGAGCGGCATGGCGAGCGGCGGGCGCGTGCTGCACTACCTGAAGGCAGCGCTGCCGAACCCGCGGCACACGGTGCTCTTTGTCGGCTATCAAGCTGCCGGCACCCGCGGACGCCAGATGCTCGAAGGTGCGGCCACCGTCAAGATCCACGGCGAACTGATACCGGTCGCCGCGCGCGTCGAACGCATCGATTCGATGTCGGCTCACGCGGATCAAAACGAAATCATGAGGTGGCTTGGCGGGTTCTCGCGTCCTCCGGCGATCACCTACATGGTCCACGGCGAGCCGCCCGCTCAAGAGGCGCTCCGGGCACGAATTGAGAAGGAGCTGGGATGGAAGCTGCACGTGCCGGAGTACCGGGAACAGGTCCAGATCTGA
- a CDS encoding pyridoxal-phosphate dependent enzyme: MLSTAFMRERLAAIPALDLWPAPSPVQELSRLRQALGGGPRLLIKRDDAIPFGFGGNKVRKVALVAARAVAEGADTLLSIGGVQSNSARVVAATAARLGLKCVLVANGTRPERLTANALLDDLLGAEVHYVATREERAPAMAAMADRLRREGRHPFEIALGISMPLGALGLARGVGELVSQGVRPDVIVHSTSSGGTQSGLVGGCAIYDLPARIVGISADDPVAVIRDTVRTVMTGMGNLLGVDGQALADAQAIEVDDTFIGDGYGVPTPASREAVSLLARHEAIFLDHTYTAKAMAGLLSYVRRGVFPASQTVLFWHTGGQVGLFA; the protein is encoded by the coding sequence ATGCTGTCGACCGCATTCATGCGAGAACGTCTGGCCGCGATCCCGGCGCTCGATCTCTGGCCGGCGCCATCACCTGTCCAAGAACTGTCGCGGCTCCGTCAGGCGCTGGGCGGCGGGCCCCGTCTGCTCATCAAGCGCGACGATGCCATCCCGTTCGGATTCGGGGGGAACAAGGTCCGGAAGGTTGCGCTCGTGGCCGCGCGCGCGGTCGCCGAGGGCGCCGACACCTTGTTGAGCATCGGCGGCGTCCAATCGAATTCTGCGCGCGTGGTGGCGGCGACGGCGGCACGCCTGGGATTGAAGTGCGTGCTCGTCGCCAATGGCACCCGGCCGGAGCGGCTGACGGCGAACGCCCTTCTCGACGACCTGCTGGGGGCCGAGGTGCACTACGTGGCCACCCGTGAGGAGCGCGCGCCCGCAATGGCGGCGATGGCCGATCGGCTGCGGCGGGAGGGCCGCCACCCGTTCGAAATCGCCCTGGGGATCTCGATGCCGCTTGGCGCGCTGGGTCTTGCGCGCGGCGTCGGCGAACTCGTCTCGCAGGGCGTCCGGCCCGACGTCATCGTGCACTCAACCTCGTCGGGGGGCACGCAATCCGGCCTGGTGGGCGGCTGCGCCATCTACGATCTGCCGGCACGCATCGTGGGAATCAGCGCCGACGATCCGGTGGCCGTGATTCGGGACACCGTTCGAACCGTGATGACGGGGATGGGCAATCTGCTCGGCGTCGACGGGCAGGCTCTCGCCGACGCGCAGGCGATCGAGGTTGACGACACGTTTATCGGTGACGGCTACGGCGTGCCGACTCCCGCGTCGCGCGAGGCAGTGAGTCTGCTCGCGCGCCACGAGGCGATCTTCCTGGATCACACGTACACGGCGAAGGCGATGGCCGGCCTTCTTTCCTACGTCCGACGGGGAGTCTTCCCGGCGAGCCAGACGGTGCTGTTCTGGCACACAGGTGGACAGGTAGGTCTGTTTGCATGA
- a CDS encoding SIS domain-containing protein, giving the protein MTDSVLRAEIAEQPEVLCRLLRDGVSDVERVAERLRAHPIRHIVIAARGSSDNAARYAQYVFGAYNRLVVSLATPSLMTRYHAAPQMEGALVVGVSQSGESPDLVAVVSEGRRQGCQTLAITNAADSPLAKAAHHVIELRAGPERSIAATKTYTAQLTVLAMLSTELAQDEARRRDLTRIPEFVASAAGVDDEMVVAAAETLRGARGGVVLGRGFNFATAFELALKAKELAHVAVEPYSSADFQHGPIALIETGFAAIVINVAGAVSEEVDGLIVDINGRGARPVVLSNLRSSLDLAAAPIPLPADMPEWLSPIAAIVPGQLLAFHLSRIRGLDPDHPRGLRKVTKTT; this is encoded by the coding sequence TTGACCGACTCCGTGCTGCGCGCCGAAATCGCCGAACAGCCAGAGGTGCTCTGTCGCCTCCTGCGTGACGGCGTGTCCGATGTTGAGAGAGTGGCCGAGCGGCTGCGGGCGCACCCGATCCGGCACATCGTGATTGCGGCACGCGGATCGTCCGACAACGCCGCCCGCTACGCGCAATACGTGTTCGGCGCCTACAACCGCCTCGTCGTGTCCCTGGCGACGCCGTCCTTGATGACGCGGTATCACGCGGCGCCACAGATGGAGGGCGCGCTGGTGGTTGGTGTCTCCCAGTCGGGCGAATCACCGGACCTGGTGGCCGTCGTATCGGAGGGGCGCAGGCAGGGCTGTCAGACGCTGGCCATCACCAACGCCGCGGACTCGCCGTTGGCGAAGGCGGCCCACCACGTGATTGAGCTTCGTGCGGGACCCGAGCGGAGCATTGCCGCGACCAAGACGTATACCGCCCAGCTCACCGTGCTGGCGATGCTCTCGACCGAACTTGCGCAGGACGAAGCCAGGCGGCGCGATCTGACGCGCATTCCGGAGTTCGTGGCGAGCGCGGCGGGCGTCGATGACGAGATGGTCGTGGCGGCGGCCGAGACGCTGCGCGGCGCACGGGGCGGAGTGGTCCTGGGCCGGGGATTCAACTTTGCGACGGCGTTCGAGCTGGCGCTCAAGGCCAAGGAACTGGCGCACGTGGCGGTGGAACCGTATTCGTCGGCTGATTTTCAGCACGGGCCGATTGCGTTGATTGAAACCGGGTTTGCTGCGATTGTCATTAACGTGGCCGGCGCGGTGAGCGAGGAAGTGGATGGGCTGATCGTCGACATCAACGGGCGCGGCGCGCGTCCGGTTGTGCTGTCGAATCTCCGTTCGTCGCTCGATCTGGCGGCGGCGCCGATTCCGCTCCCGGCCGACATGCCCGAGTGGCTGTCTCCCATTGCCGCGATCGTGCCTGGGCAGTTGCTCGCCTTTCACCTGAGCCGCATTCGTGGGCTTGATCCCGATCACCCGCGTGGCCTGCGCAAAGTAACGAAGACGACGTAG